The Dunckerocampus dactyliophorus isolate RoL2022-P2 chromosome 13, RoL_Ddac_1.1, whole genome shotgun sequence genome window below encodes:
- the htr1d gene encoding 5-hydroxytryptamine receptor 1D, whose amino-acid sequence MEVDNSSLDYFTSNVTEIPEPTTAPYWSGATLLGLQISLSVVLGLVTLATVLSNAFVIATIFLTRKLHTPANFLIGSLAVTDLLVSILVMPISIVYTVSKTWSLGQILCDIWLSSDITFCTASILHLCVIALDRYWAITDALEYSKRRTMRRAGIMVGVVWVISISISMPPLFWRQAKAHEELTECLVNTDQISYTLYSTFGAFYVPTVLLVILYGRIYVAARSRIFKMPTSSGKRFTTAQLIQTSAGSSLCSLNSSSNQEAHLHSSATGNAGGGGGSPLFMNSVKVKLADSVLERKRLCAARERKATKTLGIILGAFIICWLPFFVGTLVMAICKECWFHPVLFDVFTWLGYLNSLINPVIYTAFNDEFKQAFQKLIKFRRFS is encoded by the coding sequence ATGGAGGTGGACAACAGCTCGCTGGACTACTTCACCAGCAACGTCACAGAGATTCCCGAGCCGACGACAGCCCCCTACTGGAGCGGCGCCACGCTTCTGGGCCTCCAGATCTCGCTGTCCGTGGTCCTGGGCCTCGTCACCTTGGCCACGGTGCTGTCCAACGCCTTCGTCATCGCCACCATTTTCCTCACCCGGAAGCTGCACACGCCCGCCAACTTCCTGATCGGCTCGCTGGCCGTCACCGACCTGCTGGTGTCCATTTTGGTGATGCCCATTAGCATCGTGTACACGGTGAGCAAGACCTGGTCGCTGGGGCAGATCCTTTGTGACATCTGGTTGTCGTCTGACATCACCTTCTGCACGGCCTCCATTCTCCACCTGTGCGTCATTGCCCTGGACCGCTACTGGGCTATCACGGATGCGCTGGAGTACTCCAAGCGCCGCACCATGCGGCGGGCCGGGATCATGGTCGGAGTAGTGTGGGTGATCTCCATATCGATTTCCATGCCTCCGCTCTTCTGGCGGCAGGCCAAAGCCCACGAGGAGCTGACGGAGTGTTTGGTGAATACAGATCAGATCTCGTACACCCTCTACTCCACTTTCGGAGCCTTCTATGTTCCCACGGTGCTTCTCGTCATCCTCTACGGGCGGATATACGTCGCCGCCCGTTCTCGCATCTTTAAGATGCCGACGTCATCCGGGAAACGCTTCACAACCGCACAGCTCATCCAGACCTCGGCGGGCTCATCTCTCTGTTCTCTCAATTCCTCCTCCAACCAGGAAGCGCACCTGCACTCCTCGGCCACGGGGAACGCCGGAGGAGGCGGGGGGTCGCCGCTCTTCATGAACAGTGTGAAGGTGAAGCTAGCAGACAGCGTGCTGGAGAGGAAGCGCTTGTGCGCGGCTCGGGAGAGGAAAGCCACCAAGACGCTGGGCATCATCCTGGGAGCTTTCATCATCTGCTGGCTGCCCTTCTTTGTGGGCACGCTGGTCATGGCCATTTGCAAAGAGTGCTGGTTTCACCCCGTGCTTTTTGATGTCTTCACCTGGCTGGGATACCTCAACTCACTCATCAACCCGGTGATCTACACCGCTTTCAACGACGAATTCAAACAGGCCTTTCAGAAACTCATCAAGTTTAGACGCTTCTCCTGA